The nucleotide window GCGCGGGCGCCTCGGAGCCGACCGGGCACGGCTTGCAGGCCGGACTGAAGAACCGCCATCTGTCCATGATCGCGATCGGCGGGGTGATCGGCGCCGGGCTGTTCGTCGGCTCCGGCGCCGGTATCGCCGCCGCGGGACCCGCCATCCTGCTGTCGTACGCGCTGGTGGGCGCGATGGTGGTGCTGGTGATGCGGATGCTGGGCGAGATGTCGGCGGCCAACCCGGCCTCCGGCTCCTTCTCGGCCTACGCGGACCGGGCGCTGGGCCGCTGGGCCGGGTTCACCATCGGCTGGCTGTACTGGTTCTTCTGGGTGGTGGTGCTCGCGGTCGAGGCGATGGCGGGCGCGGGCATCCTCAACGGATGGTTCCCGGCGGTGCCGGTGTGGGGCTGGGCGCTGATCGTGATGGTGGTGCTCACCGCGACCAACCTGTTCTCGGTCGGCTCCTACGGTGAGTTCGAGTTCTGGTTCGCCGGGATCAAGGTCTTCGCCATCGCGGCCTTCCTGGTGCTGGGCGCGCTGGCGGCGTTCGGGGTGCTCCCGGGCACCCACGACCAGGCGGTGGGGCTGACCAACCTCACCGGCCACGGCGGCTTCCTGCCCAAGGGGCCGGGGGCGATCCTCACCGGTGTGCTGATGGTGGTCTTCTCCTTCATGGGCAGCGAGATCGTCACGCTGGCCGCCGGTGAGTCGGCCGACCCGCGCAAGGCGGTCACCAAGGCCACCAACAGCGTGATCTGGCGCATAGCCGTCTTCTACCTGGGCTCCATCCTGATCGTGGTCTCGCTGCTGCCGTGGGACTCCGCCGAGGTGAAGAAGAGCCCGTACGTGGCGGTGCTCAACCACATCGGCATCGCCCACGCGGGCCAGGTGATGAACGTCATCGTGCTCACCGCGGTGCTCTCCTGCCTCAACTCCGGGCTGTACACCGCCTCCCGGATGGCGTTCTCGCTCAGCAAGCGCGGGGACGCGCCGCGGGCCTTCGGCCGGACCACGCCGCGCGGTGTGCCGGCGGTGGCCATCCTGGCCTCGGTGGTCTTCGGCTTCGTGGCGGTCTTCTTCGACTACGAGTTCCCGACGACCGTCTTCCAGTTCCTGCTGAACTCCTCGGGCGCGGTGGCCCTGTTCGTGTGGCTGGTGATCTGCTTCTCGCAGCTGCGGATGCGGCGGATGATCGAGCGGGACGCGCCGGAGAAGCTGACCGTGAAGATGTGGGCGTACCCGTATCTGACCTGGGTCACCATCGGGATGATCCTCTTCGTCATCGGCTACATGTTCACCGACTCCGACGGGCGGCAGCAGATGGTGCTCTCGCTGCTCGCCGCCGGGATCGTGCTGGTGGTGGCGGTGGTACGGGAGCGGATCGGCAAGCGCGCCAAGAGCTGAGCCGCGGCGGGACGCGGACAAGGCACCGGCCCGGGGAGTGACTCCCCGGGCCGGTGCCTTGTCGTGTTCCGTGTGGTGCGCCGGTCACCGGCCGCCGCGGCCGACCAGCTTCCACGCGGTGGGGAGCACGCCCATGGCGAGCGCGGCCTTGAGGGCGTCGCCGAGGAGGAACGGCACCAGGCCGGCCGCGACGGCCTGGCCGAGGCTCAGGTGGGCGGCGACGGCCAGGTAGGGCACGCCGACGGCGTAGATCACCGCTTCACCGGCCACCATGGCACCGGCGGTGCGCCACACCCCGCGGTCGGCGCCGCGCCGGGCGAGCGCGCCGACCAGCGCGGAGGCGAGGACCATGCCGAGCACGTAGCCGAGGCTGGGCATCAGGGCACCGTGCGCGCCGCCCGCGAAGACCGGCGCCCCGGCGACCCCGGCGACCGCGTACACCAGCAGCGAGAGCATGCCGCGGCGGGCACCGAGGGCGGTGCCGACCAGCAGCGCGGCGAAGGTCTGGCCGGTCACC belongs to Streptantibioticus cattleyicolor NRRL 8057 = DSM 46488 and includes:
- a CDS encoding amino acid permease, producing MGAQPPLTKDDLTAGEPGAGASEPTGHGLQAGLKNRHLSMIAIGGVIGAGLFVGSGAGIAAAGPAILLSYALVGAMVVLVMRMLGEMSAANPASGSFSAYADRALGRWAGFTIGWLYWFFWVVVLAVEAMAGAGILNGWFPAVPVWGWALIVMVVLTATNLFSVGSYGEFEFWFAGIKVFAIAAFLVLGALAAFGVLPGTHDQAVGLTNLTGHGGFLPKGPGAILTGVLMVVFSFMGSEIVTLAAGESADPRKAVTKATNSVIWRIAVFYLGSILIVVSLLPWDSAEVKKSPYVAVLNHIGIAHAGQVMNVIVLTAVLSCLNSGLYTASRMAFSLSKRGDAPRAFGRTTPRGVPAVAILASVVFGFVAVFFDYEFPTTVFQFLLNSSGAVALFVWLVICFSQLRMRRMIERDAPEKLTVKMWAYPYLTWVTIGMILFVIGYMFTDSDGRQQMVLSLLAAGIVLVVAVVRERIGKRAKS
- a CDS encoding biotin transporter BioY, encoding MSIAAPARPQPVLADLLTASTATRARLRDAALVLGGAALTAVAAQIAVPVPGSPVPVTGQTFAALLVGTALGARRGMLSLLVYAVAGVAGAPVFAGGAHGALMPSLGYVLGMVLASALVGALARRGADRGVWRTAGAMVAGEAVIYAVGVPYLAVAAHLSLGQAVAAGLVPFLLGDALKAALAMGVLPTAWKLVGRGGR